One stretch of Thermodesulfobacteriota bacterium DNA includes these proteins:
- a CDS encoding alpha-ketoacid dehydrogenase subunit beta produces the protein MPWTRVEQQQRGPLPAAPGAPEGGRLLTYRDAIREALTQALEADPAVFLLGEGIDDPGGVFGTTLGLKERFGDRVMDTPIA, from the coding sequence ATGCCCTGGACCCGCGTCGAGCAGCAGCAGCGAGGCCCCCTCCCGGCCGCCCCGGGAGCCCCCGAGGGCGGGCGCCTTCTCACCTACCGGGACGCCATCCGGGAGGCCCTGACCCAGGCCCTGGAGGCCGACCCGGCGGTCTTCCTCCTCGGGGAGGGGATCGACGACCCGGGCGGGGTCTTCGGCACCACCCTGGGCCTCAAGGAGCGCTTCGGGGACCGGGTGATGGACACCCCCATCGC